In Pseudomonas lutea, the genomic stretch GGCTACGCACAGTTGTGCTCATCCCTAGACCTGCCGTCGCTTCAGCCGTTCCGTTGTGCGCCGGGAATAAGCATAGAGCTATACGTTTCTTTCATAACCTGAAAAGGTTTTTATAATGAAAGCGAATTACTCAGCCTGGGCTCATGCTTTTCAGCGCTGAGCACCGCCGTCCCGTACCTTTAAGGATCGTCATGTCCCTGCGAAACGTCATTGCGGCCGCTGCGCTAATGCTGGCCACTGTCAACGCCCACGCCGAGCAAGTCATCAACATCGGGTATCAACGGTCTTCCACGCTCTGGATCCTGCTCAAGAATGACGGCCAGCTGGAGGAACGGCTAAAGCCTCTGGGCTTTACGGTCAGCTGGCATGAGTTCAGCAGCGGTCTGTTGAGCGCGATGAATGCCGGCAGCGTGGACTTGCATGCCGACGTTGCCGACGCGTTCGCCTTGTTCACTCAAGCGGCAAATGCGCCCCTGACCTATTACGCCCGTGAGAATCCTTCCCCTACCGCGCAGGCGATCATCGTCGCCGACGGCTCACCGATTCGCAGCGTGGCCGAACTCAAGGGCAAAACCGTCGCCGTCTCGAAAGGCTCGGGCAGCCATTTTCTGTTGATATCGGCGCTGAAAAAAGCCGGACTGACGCTCAAGGACATCACCCCGGTTTATCTGGAGGCACCAGACGGTGTGGCGGCGTTTGCCAGCGGCAAAGTCGACGCCTGGGCGATATGGGACCCGTTCC encodes the following:
- a CDS encoding aliphatic sulfonate ABC transporter substrate-binding protein, encoding MSLRNVIAAAALMLATVNAHAEQVINIGYQRSSTLWILLKNDGQLEERLKPLGFTVSWHEFSSGLLSAMNAGSVDLHADVADAFALFTQAANAPLTYYARENPSPTAQAIIVADGSPIRSVAELKGKTVAVSKGSGSHFLLISALKKAGLTLKDITPVYLEAPDGVAAFASGKVDAWAIWDPFLATQQREHHVRVLTDGTGGIANYNRFYVANTSFAKAHPEVLQVVFDTLRQAGQWVKGHPQEAAANLAPLWGNIPTQTVELANSRRSYDIVPVHVDELAEQQRIADFYYEAGMIPKPLHASDISVWTPQAH